The proteins below come from a single Fusarium verticillioides 7600 chromosome 3, whole genome shotgun sequence genomic window:
- a CDS encoding L-aminoadipate-semialdehyde dehydrogenase has translation MSLPDPTEDLDWGGYIGGIHEIFHKNAVAHPDRLCVTETVTSKAPTRTYTYRQIDEASNNIANYLRDSGIQNGDVVMIFAHRSVELVCAYMGTLAAGAIVTVLDPQYPPQRQQIYLQVSKPKALISIRKATEESGPLAPLVQKCIDDELAIKIKIPDLRFTEDGELIAGEDSADIFANVKGRASTPPDVLIGPDSNCTLSFTSGTQGLPKGVLGRHYSLAKYFPWMAERFGLSSESVFACLSGIAHDPIQRDIMTPLALGASLILPAKEDIQHVRLSEWMRKWSPTTTHLTPAMGQILVGGATAQFPSLRQVFFVGDVLTTRDCRSLRQLGPACTIINMYGTTETSRAVSYFEVPSAQEDPAALDSLGDSIPAGWGMKGVQVLVVDREDHTKICPIGVVGEIYIRAAGLAEGYLNDPEKNKEKFIDNWFVDNKKWAEADKANDKGEPWRKYYKGPRDRLYVTGDLGEYRPDGAVRVLGRMDSQVKIRGFRIELNEIDANLGGSPLIRDCKTLVRRDRNEEPTLVSYIVPEIAEWKRWLETQGLQDIDEEGVEMGPCTVYLKRFRRIQAEVRDHLKSRLPAHSVPSIYIVLQKLPLNPNGKVDSPNLPFPDASLMTEDASEEDLKSWESLSETEKTIATQWSTLIPGLNAKMVRPDSSFFDCGGHSLLAQQLLLDIRKELRADVTIGVLYANPTIRGLGSAVDSLRSGQAVTVDHSNDNVYSDSLDELTDTLDAKYQSADPDALSPSNGATFFLTGATGFLGAYLAKDILDRKNTKLIACIRGAKDLKFAKERLVRSLKGYGLWQDSWADRISCVIGDLSKPRLGLDDASWKHVADTADAFIHNAAYVHWIARYEQMMGPNVLSTIDAMKLCNEGRPKLFSFVSSTSTLDTDYYINLSDAQTATGRGAVLESDDLLPNRTGLGTGYGQTKWVSEQLVREAGRRGLRGAIVRPGYILGSRNSGVSNTDDWIVRLLKGCCQLGARPRIINSVNAVPVDHVARVVVASTLNPLPGMNVVHVTAHPRLRMNELLSALSYYGYEVPEVDYDIWKSQLEEFVSAGAVEKDQEQNALMPLFHMATANLPSTTRAPELDDRNAVAVLRADADRWTDIDDSAGDGISREDIGRYLRYLVEIKFMAAPTGRGRKLPEIDTSIAEAQAQWGVGGRGGTS, from the exons ATGTCGCTACCTGACCCTACTGAAGATCTCGACTGGGGAGGCTACATTGGAGGCATTCATGAGATATTCCACAAGAATGCCGTGGCTCATCCTGACAGGCTTTGTGTGACAGAGACTGTGACCTCGAA GGCGCCAACAAGAACCTATACCTACCGCCAAATTGATGAAGCAAGTAACAACATCGCCAATTATTTACGCGACTCCGGCATCCAGAATGGAGACGTAGTCATGATCTTTGCGCACCGCTCAGTTGAATTGGTCTGTGCATACATGGGAACCCTGGCTGCTGGTGCTATCGTCACTGTCCTTGATCCTCAGTACCCCCCGCAAAGACAGCAAA TCTATCTTCAAGtttccaagcccaaggcgCTCATCTCTATTCGCAAGGCTACGGAAGAGAGCGG TCCTCTTGCTCCTCTCGTCCAAAAGtgcattgatgatgaacttgccATTAAGATCAAGATCCCAGACCTCCGCTTCACCGAAGATGGCGAGTTGATTGCGGGCGAAGACAGTGCTGATATCTTTGCCAATGTTAAGGGGAGGGCCTCAACACCCCCCGATGTGCTCATTGGACCCGACTCCAACTGTACGCTGTCATTCACGAGCGGAACGCAAGGATTGCCCAA GGGCGTGCTTGGCCGTCATTACAGTCTGGCAAAGTATTTCCCGTGGATGGCTGAGAGGTTCGGCCTCTCATCAGAAAGCGTATTCGCCTGTCTTTCCGGAATTGCCCATGATCCAATCCAGAGAG ATATCATGACGCCTCTGGCCTTGGGCGCAAGCCTGATCCTACCCGCCAAGGAGGATATCCAGCACGTAAGGTTGAGCGAATGGATGAGAAAGTGGTCACCAACGACAACCCACCTTACGCCGGCCATGGGACAGATTCTGGTTGGTGGCGCCACGGCGCAGTTTCCTAGCCTGCGCCAGGTCTTcttcgttggtgatgtcCTCACTACTCGCGACTGCAGGAGTCTCCGTCAGCTAGGTCCCGCctgcaccatcatcaacatgtACGGAACCACGGAAACTTCTCGCGCTGTATCCTACTTTGAGGTCCCTTCCGCCCAGGAGGACCCTGCAGCTCTGGACTCACTCGGCGACTCTATCCCCGCTGGCTGGGGCATGAAGGGCGTCCAGGTATTGGTTGTggatcgagaagatcacaCCAAGATCTGTCCGATCGGTGTGGTTGGAGAGATCTATATCCgcgctgctggtcttgccGAAGGATACCTTAATGATcctgagaagaacaaggagaagtTCATTGATAACTGGTTCGTTGATAACAAGAAGTGGGCGGAGGCAGACAAGGCCAACGATAAGGGCGAACCTTGGCGCAAGTACTACAAGGGGCCGCGAGACAGACTTTACGTCACAGGTGACCTTGGAGAATATCGGCCAGACGGAGCTGTGCGTGTCCTGGGCCGTATGGACTCACAAGTTAAG ATCCGTGGATTCCGCATTGAACTCAACGAAATTGATGCGAACCTTGGTGGCAGTCCTCTGATCCGAGACTGCAAGACACTGGTTCGAAGAGATCGTAATGAGGAGCCGACACTTGTCAGCTACATTGTGCCTGAGATCGCTGAATGGAAGCGTTGGCTTGAGACTCAGGGCCTCCAGGATATTGACGAAGAGGGTGTAGAAATGGGACCCTGTACTGTCTATCTCAAGAGGTTCCGTCGTATCCAAGCCGAGGTGCGAGACCACCTCAAGTCTCGCTTACCGGCGCACTCCGTTCCTTCGATCTACATTGTTTTGCAGAAGCTGCCTCTGAACCCGAACGGAAAGGTTGATTCTCCTAATCTTCCTTTCCCCGATGCCTCTCTCATGACAGAGGATGCTTCGGAAGAAGATCTGAAGAGCTGGGAGAGCCTATCTGAGACTGAAAAGACTATTGCGACACAGTGGTCGACCCTAATCCCGGGTTTGAACGCCAAGATGGTCAG GCCAGACTCAAGTTTCTTCGACTGCGGTGGCCACAGTCTTCTTGCCCAGCAACTGTTACTTGATATTCGCAAGGAACTACGTGCCGATGTCACCATCGGTGTCCTCTATGCAAATCCCACTATTCGAGGCCTGGGCAGCGCAGTCGACAGTCTTCGCAGCGGTCAGGCTGTCACAGTCGATCATTCTAACGATAATGTTTACTCTGACTCTCTCGATGAGCTTACCGATACTCTAGACGCGAAGTACCAAAGTGCAGATCCGGATGCTCTGAGCCCTTCTAACGGCGCCACTTTCTTTCTTACCGGGGCTACTGGCTTTCTCGGCGCATACTTGGCCAAGGATATACTGGACAGAAAGAACACTAAGCTGATCGCTTGTATCCGGGGAGCCAAGGACCTTAAGTTTGCCAAGGAGCGTCTTGTACGATCCCTCAAGGGCTACGGTCTTTGGCAAGACTCATGGGCTGATAGGATCTCCTGCGTTATTGGTGATCTCTCTAAGCCTCGCCTTGGCCTAGACGATGCTAGCTGGAAGCATGTCGCTGATACAGCTGATGCATTTATCCACAACGCTGCGTACGTCCACTGGATCGCTCGTTACGAACAGATGATGGGGCCGAATGTTCTGTCTACTATCGATGCTATGAAGCTTTGTAACGAGGGCAGgcccaagctcttctcattcgtttcctcaacctcgacccTCGACACCGACTACTATATCAACCTGTCCGATGCCCAGACAGCTACCGGCCGAGGCGCCGTCCTTGAGTCCGATGACTTGCTCCCCAACCGAACCGGTCTAGGCACCGGCTACGGGCAAACTAAGTGGGTTTCCGAGCAACTCGTCCGCGAAGCCGGCCGCCGTGGTCTCCGTGGCGCAATCGTCCGACCAGGATACATCCTTGGCAGCCGCAACAGCGGTGTTTCCAACACCGACGATTGGATCGTACGCCTCTTGAAAGGCTGTTGCCAGCTTGGTGCTCGTCCTCGCATCATCAACTCGGTCAATGCTGTCCCTGTCGATCATGTCGCACGCGTTGTTGTCGCTTCGACCCTGAATCCTCTCCCTGGCATGAACGTGGTGCATGTTACTGCTCACCCCCGTCTGCGGATGAACGAGCTCCTCTCTGCGCTAAGTTACTACGGTTACGAGGTACCCGAGGTAGACTATGACATCTGGAAGTCAcagctggaagagtttgTCTCGGCCGGAGCCGTGGAGAAGGATCAGGAGCAAAACGCATTGATGCCGCTATTCCATATGGCTACTGCAAATCTCCCAAGCACTACTCGTGCTCCTGAGCTAGATGATAGGAACGCTGTGGCTGTTCTTAGGGCCGATGCAGACCGCTGGACAGACATTGACGATAGCGCAGGAGACGGCATTTCTCGTGAGGATATCGGGAGGTATCTTCGGTAccttgttgagatcaagTTCATGGCCGCACCCACCGGTAGAGGACGTAAGCTGCCCGAGATTGACACCTCGATCGCCGAGGCGCAAGCACAGTGGGGAGTTGGTGGTCGCGGAGGTACCTCATAA
- a CDS encoding NADH-cytochrome b5 reductase 1, with amino-acid sequence MSDNNSLFARHYIDYVYAPGLLLVVGTLIVKKEWAPWALLVAVAFGLYNFMAFQVKTTLKPDVFQEFELEEKTIVSHNVAIYRFKLPSPKHILGLPIGQHISIGAPCPQPDGTTKEIVRSYTPISGDHQPGHVDLLIKSYPQGNISKHMASLTVGQTIKVRGPKGAFVYTPNMVRHFGMIAGGTGITPMLQVIRAIVRGRAAGDKTEVDLIFANVTAQDILLKEDLDALAKQDPGIRVHYVLDKPEEGWTGGVGYVTADMIDKYLPKPADDVKILLCGPPPMISGLKKATESLGFKKARPVSKLVDQVFAF; translated from the exons ATGTCTGACAACAACTCGCTCTTCGCGAGGCACTACATCGATTATGTCTACGCCCCTGGCCTGCTCCTCGTCGTTGGCACTCTtatcgtcaagaaggagtgGGCTCCTTgggctcttcttgtcgccgTAGCATTCGGCTTATACAACTTCATGGCCTTCC AGGTCAAGACAACCCTCAAGCCCGATGTCTTTCAGGAGTtcgagctcgaggagaagaccATCGTCTCTCACAATGTCGCCAT CTACCGCTTCAAGCTCCCCAGCCCCAAGCACATTCTCGGTCTTCCCATCGGCCAGCACATCTCAATTGGCGCTCCTTGCCCCCAGCCCGACGGCACTACCAAGGAGATTGTTCGTTCCTACACTCCCATCTCTGGTGACCACCAGCCCGGCCACGTCGAcctcttgatcaagtctTATCCTCAGGgcaacatctccaagcaCATGGCCTCTCTCACCGTCGGTCAGACCATCAAGGTCCGTGGCCCCAAGGGCGCCTTTGTCTATACTCCCAATATGGTTCGACACTTTGGTATGATTGCTGGCGGTACTGGAATTACTCCCATGCTCCAAGTCATCCGCGCTATCGTTCGCGGCCGAGCTGCCGGAGACAAGACCGAGGTCGACCTCATCTTTGCCAACGTTACTGCCCAGGacattcttctcaaggaggacCTCGACGCTCTCGCTAAGCAGGACCCTGGTATCCGCGTTCACTACGTCCTCGATAAGCCCGAGGAGGGTTGGACTGGTGGCGTTGGCTACGTCACTGCCGACATGATCGAC AAATATCTTCCCAAGCCTGCcgatgatgtcaagattctTCTGTGCGGTCCTCCTCCCATGATTAGCggtctcaagaaggcaacagagagccttggcttcaagaaggccCGTCCTGTCAGCAAGCTCGTCGACCAGGTCTTTGCCTTCTAA